In the Acetobacterium sp. KB-1 genome, ACGCTTCGGACCGCTGCACCCTATCAGAAAGACCGGGAAAAGGATGGGATGGCAATTGCCATTAAAAAATCCGATATCCGGGTGAAGATTCGGGAAAAACGAACTGGAAATACGATTATTTTTGTCGTTGATGCCAGTGGTTCCATGGGGGCCAATAAACGGATGAAGGCTGTCAAGGGTGCCATTGTGGCGATGCTCAACGATGCCTATCAGAAGCGGGATAAGGTCGGGATGATTGTTTTCAAACATGATGCCGCCGAATTGGCTCTGGGTGTGACCAGAAGTGTTGAGTTAGCCGAAAAGAAACTGGTAACGCTGCCTACTGGGGGAAGAACACCTCTGGCAGCAGGGTTGAATATGGCTTACGAGGTGGTGAAGGCCGGAAAATATAAAGACGCGGATATGCTGCCGGTAATCGTCCTGATTTCGGATGGCCGGGCCACCTACAGCGACCGGGGTGATCCTTTTGAAGAAGCCATGAAAGCCGCTGGAAAGATTCGGGTCGAAAAGATAAAAACCATTGTCATCGATACCGATGAGCGTTTTGTAAAACTAAAGTTGGCTGAAAAACTAGCGAAACAAATGGATGCTGACCGCTATCAGATTGATGAGCTGAAAGCCATGAGTCTGGTCACTGCGGTTTCGCTTTCCTTATAATCAGCAAATGTCGAGTACAAGAAAAGGAATAATAAATGAATAATAAGAAAATATATCCCTTTACTGCTATCGTGGGTCAGGAAAAAATGAAACTGGCCCTGATTCTCAATGTGATTAACCCATCCTTGGGTGGGGTTTTAATCCGAGGTGAAAAAGGAACCGCTAAATCCACCGCGGTCCGGGCCCTGGCCGATCTTTTGCCGGAGCGTGATCAGGCTGAAGGCTGCAAATTCTCCTGTGACCCAGTCAATCTGGATCAAGCTTGTCAGAGCTGTCGTGAAAAGATAAAAAACCATGATAGCACGATCGTCAAAGCCAAGATGAAGGTTATTGATCTTCCGGTCAGTGCCACCGAAGACCGGGTCGTGGGAACGCTGGACATTGAACATGCTATTAAACACGGTGAAAAACGCTTTGAACCGGGGATTCTTGCCCAGGCTAACCGTAATATTCTTTACGTTGATGAGGTCAATTTGCTGGATGACCATGTGGTTGATATTCTATTGGATTCAGCGGCTATGGGAGTCAACACCATTGAACGGGAGGGAATCTCTTATACCCATCCGGCGAAATTCACCCTAGTGGGGACGATGAATCCCGAGGAAGGTGATTTACGGCCGCAATTGCTGGATCGCTTTGGCCTGGTTGTTGATGTTGTCGGTGAAGGGGAGATTAGCCAAAGAGTAGATGTTATTAAGCGACGTCTGGATTTTGAAGAAAACAATGACGCCTTTCATGAGCTGTATAAAGTCAATCAAAATGAACAGGTTGAGCGGATTCAAAATGCCGCGGTGTTTTTGCCAAATGTCCGCTTTGATGACCAGCTGCTTGAAACCATCGCCAGAATTTCCATGTCGTTGGGAGTCGATGGTCATCGGGCTGATATCGTGATGATGAAAACAGCGATGACGATCGCCGCCTATCATGGCAATGAATCGGTGACCAGCCAGGATATTAAAGAAGCGGCCATCTTTGTTCTGCCCCATCGGATGCGGAAGCGCCCCTTTGATGATTCTCAGTTTAATACCGATAGCATTGAAGAAATTGTTGATTCATTAATAGGCTGAGATGAACCAATTAAAGGGGGTAGAGAAGAGTAGAGAATGAATATTAATTCAGTGAGGGAGAATCAGAGTATGCGTATACATCGGTTACCAACAGGAGAAGCGGTTCACCGCTATCAGAAAAGTATTGTAATTTGTTTTGAAAGAAAAGTGAAGGTTTTATCAACAGCCCACCTAAATGGCGGATATTCTGAAGAACTTAAATCCGTCTTTAATTACGACGCCACCCAGGGTGCTGGCATGGCCTGTAAACTCCGGGCGGAAACCTACCAGGAGCACATGAAGATCATTACCGAAGAACTGGGCCTGGATGCCGATTATACCGCAGGCATCACGACCGCTGCATCGATGGAAAATGTGGCGATTAAAACCGTCGCCTATAAAAACTTAAGTGTGACCGTCATCGTAACCGGAGGCATTGAGGTCAATGGTGGTCGGGTCGGCGATCCCACCACCTGGTATGAGGTTAATGGGAAGCTCCATGAAATCAAAGAGGGGACGATTAATATTATCCTCTACATCGATGGCAACATGCCGCCGGAAACTTTGACCCGGGCGTTGGTCACCTGCACTGAGGCCAAAACAGCAGCGATTCAGGAGCTGCTGCTGGGGAGCATGTATTCTCGGGGATTGGCCACCGGGTCGGGAACTGATGGCACCATCTTGATCGCTAACGGGGAATCCCCGAACTATTATCAGTTTGCCGGCAAACACAGTAAACTGGGGGAATTGATCGGATTAGCGGTTAAACCAGCCGTAAAAGAAGCACTTTTTTTACAGACGGGCGCTAGCCCCGAGCAGCAATTCAGCATTTTAAGACGGATGCAGCGATTTGGTATTAAATTGGATACGATCTGGGATCAGTTTAAAACAGGGAATGACTTAGCCAAGCCGGAATTTGTTTGCCTGCTGGAAAAGCTGGATAAGGAACCAGAACTGGTGGTTCTTACCTCCCTCTACGTTCATCTTCTGGACCAATTCGATTGGGATCTGATCAACATGGAACAAACAGTTTCTGAAGCCAAGCAGATATTAAAACGGATGAATCCCCAGTTGGCAGGGTTTAATGGCACTGACTGGCAAGGTGTCACAAAAGATGGATTCATTGAAGCCATGACCCAGAAGATGACCGATTGTTTAGTTGGTTTACTGGAGGCGCAAATATGTATCGGATAACATTTATTCATTCACCGATGGATCACACCTACAATCTTAAGGAAGCTGTCAGGCTTTTTAAAAGTGAAGGATCTTCCAATAATGAAACGGTAACTAAAGATGAAACAAAAATTGCTGTCAGCTTTCTTACCAGCAACAAGCTGGATGATTCCAAAGAAGCATTTGACGCGGCCATGGCAGAACTGGAAAGAGCTGATTTTATTCTGATTTTTATTCATGCCGGACTCACTCAATTTAAGAGCTTCGCGCCGCTGATGGAGCGATTTGAAAATAAGAAACGCTTTTTTATCTGGTCCGGCTGTGATGAAGAAAACGTCATTGCTTTAAAAAAATCTGGTATTTCACCATGGGAACATGGGGAGATTCAGAAATATGCTCTGGACACCAGCACCGAAAACTGCCTTAACCTGATTAAATACCTGGGGGCCTATTATGGCTCGCTTAACATCGCATACAGCGAGCCCCGTCATTCCAGCTGGGAAGGTATTTATTGCCCAGGCCAGAAACTAAACGCAGAAGCAAGCAAAAAATCAAGTAAAGAACAAAGCATTGAAACCGCCCTTAAAGAAGCCCGGGCAAGCCAAAAACCAGTGGTCGGTATTTTAATGTACAGCAAATTGGTGCAGGAGAACAATTTAGAACACATTGATGCCCTGATTGCAGAAGTCAGAAAACAGGGAGCCCATCCGCTGGCGGTTTATTCGTCCTCAGCACCTAACCCCGCCATTGGCTGCTTAGGCTTTCAGTGGGTCGTTGATCATATTTTCACCACCGCCGGAATCGCAAATGTCGATGTGATCATTAACACCATGAGCCATTCGCAAAGTATCCTTTCAGATCCCGGGGATGGTACCAAAACGGTGGAAAAGAGCATTTATCAGGCCATCGATGTACCGGTGATTAAGGCCCTGACCACCTTCCAGAGCTATGAAAACTGGTGTGATAATTTGTGCGGAATCGATGCCATGTCTTTTCCCGGAAGTGTTTATTATCCGGAGTTTGACGGTCAGATTATGAGCTTTACGATTGCCTATTCGGTTTTTGTAAAAGATGAAATCGGCGATAAGACCATTAACCGACCGATAGCGGATCGGGTCGTCAATATCTGCGAACTGGCACTCAATTGGGCAAAGCTACGACAAAAGGAGAATGCCGACAAGAAGGTAGCGATCCTCTTTCATAATATGCCGCCTCGAAATGATATGATCGGCTGTGCCTTTGGTCTGGATTCACCCCAAAGTGTTTTTGATATGGTTAAGGCCTTGGCGGCCGATGGGATTACAACCAAATACGATTTTGATAGCGGCGATGAGATCATCCAAAAAATTATCGACGCCGTCAGCCTTGACACCCGCTTTTTATCGGCTGAACAAGCCCTTAAACGCAGTGTCGCGGTGATTGATAAGAGTGACTACCAGCCCTGGTTTAAGGCGCTGGAAAGTAAGGTCCAGGAAGAGATGATCCGGGATTGGGGCGATCCGCCCGGGGAAAACATGGTCTTTAAGGATCAGATGCCGGTGCCGGGAATTCTTAATGGCAACATTTTCATTGGGCTCCAGCCAGCCCGGGGCTATGAGGACAAAGCTGAAGAGGTTTATCACAGCACTGATATTGTACCGCCCCATCCGTATATTGCCTATTATAAATGGCTAAAAAATGGCTTTAAGGCCGATGTAGTGATTCATGTGGGAACCCATGGCACGCTCGAGTGGTTGCCGGGCAAAGAAATTGGCTTGTCGGCAGCCTGTTATCCCGATATTGCCATTTCCAACCTGCCCAATCTGTATCCTTACAGCATTACCGTCGAAGGTGAAGGCATCCAGGCCAAGCGGCGTTCTTATGCGGTTCTTCTGGATCATCTGATTCCTTCGATGGCGCAGAGTGGCAGCTATGACGAGATGGAAGAGCTGGATGACCTGATCAAACAATATTACCGGGCGGTTAGCACCGACCAGGGGAAAACTTCCTTTGTCCAGCAAAACATCCAAACCATTGTGATTGAACAAAATTACCTCACCGACCTGGATATCAGCCAGGAAGAGATGGAAGCAGAGTTTCCAGCCTTTGTAGAAAAACTCCATACCTGGGTGGAAGGCATTAAGAATACCTTAATTAAAGATGGACTCCATATTTTTGGACAGGTGCCGGAATCGGAACGGCTTTATCAGCTGGTTTGTTCCCTGCTGCGGTTATCAAATGGCAAGATCCCGTCATTAACCCAGGCAACTGCCAAAGCGATGGGGATGGATTACGAATTTTTGAAAGATAACCCCCAGCATCGGGATGCCGAAGGGGTCACTAACTTGATGAAATTTAATGAGATTGAAGCCTTAAGTCGGGAAGTAGTCAGAGATTACCTGCAAAATAAGACTGAACCAGACACCATTAGTGACCACATCAAAAGTCATTTTAAAGCTGTTAATCCGACGGATCTGGTTGATTTAAAGACGGTTTTCGAATTTATGAACAGTACCCTGATGCCAAAACTTTCCGCCACCACCGATGAAATGACCCATCTGGTTAAGGGGGTTAATGGCGAGTTTGTGCCGCCCGGGGGATCGGGAGCGCCCACCCGGGGCAGAGTCAGCATATTGCCAACCGGTCGCAATTTCTATGCCATTGATCCGGCGGCGGTGCCGACCCGGGCCGCCTGGGAGGTTGGCAAACAGCTGGGCCAAAAAATGATCGACCGCTATTTAGAAGACGAGCAGTGTTATCCGGAAACGATGGTGATTGTGGTCTATGCCGGAGAAACCATGAAAACCTCTGGTGATGATATTGCTGAAGTCTATTATCTGTTGGGGGTTAAGCCCAAGTGGCTGGAAAATTCAGACCGGGTTATTGGACTGGAAGTCATTCCCATTTCCGAACTGGGACGGCCCCGGGTGGATGTGACCCTACGTATTTCCGGACTGTTTCGGGATACCTTTCCCAATCTGATTGAATCGGTGGAGGAAGCGGTTAACCTGGTTGCCAGTTTGGATGAAAGCGATGAAGAAAACTTCATCAAACGAAATTTTCAAAATGAGGTCAGGGAGCTGATTCAAAACGGTGCCAGTATTGAAACTGCTCAGGAAGAAGCCGGGATGCGGATCTTCAGCGATCCACCGGGAACCTACGGGGCTGGGGTGACCCAATTAATTAACAGCAAGAATTGGGAAGATTTTACCGATCTGGGCAAGATCTATACTTTTTGGGGTGGCCACGCCTATGGTAAAAAGGTTCATGGTAAACGGGTTACCGAGGTTTTTGCCCGACGATTGTCGAAGGCGCAGATTACCATAAAAAACGAATCTTCCATGGAAATTGATATGTTAGAAAGCGATGATTTTTATAATTATCATGGCGGCCTGATTGCCGCGGTCCGCACCGCCTCGGGTCATAAACCCCAGTCCTATTGTGGGGATAGCAGTGATCCAGCCCGGGTTTCGCTAAACAATGTCAAAGAACAAACGGCTAAAATTATGCGCTCGCGGATTCTGAACCCCAAGTGGTTTGACGGGATGAAAGAGCATGGTTACAAGGGTGCTCAGGAGATTTCGGGAATGGTGGACTTTGTCTTTGGCTGGGATGCTACTGCAGATAGTGTTGAAGACTGGATGTATGAAAAGATTTCGGAGAATTTTCTGTTTAACAATGAGCGCCGGGAGTGGATCAAGAGCGTTAATCCCTGGGCCATTCAGAATATGACCGAGCGCCTGTTCGAGGCCGCCCAGCGAGGGATGTGGGAGGCGAAAGCAGAAAGTCTCGAAAAACTCCGGGAAATTTATATGGACATTGAGGGGGATCTGGAAAACTATAGCGAATAAGACTGCAGGGTAACAAAAAATGTCGGTTTGGAATTGCGAAAGTGCCGTGAATGTTGCGGATAGTTTCGCAATTATTGGAGAATTAAAAGGTTTAAGAGGAAGGGAAACAAATGCTTGAAATAATTGATTTGACAAAAAAATATAAAAGTCTAACAGCGGTTGATGCGCTTAATCTCACCATTGCGGATGGGGAGTTCTTTGGCCTGTTGGGCCCCAATGGCGCTGGAAAAACAACAACCGTGAGAATGATCAGTACCCTGACACCAAAAACAAGTGGAGATATTGTCATTGGTGGAGAAAGTATTGATCGGAACCTGATTTCGATCAAAGCAAAGATTGGAGTTGTCCCGCAGCAGAATAATCTGGAAAATGAAATGTCGGCCTGGGAGAATCTGGAAGTGCACGGGATGCTGTATAAGATGCCAAAAGAAAAACGACGACAAAAAATTGTTGAAATGCTTGCGTTTACGGAACTCACAGAACGAAAAGATGATCTCACCAAGAATTTTTCCGGCGGGATGAAGCGCAAGCTGATGATCGCCAGAGCCCTGCTTCACGAGCCGGAGCTCTTGCTTTTAGATGAACCAACGGTGGGGCTAGATGCCGCCGCCCGTCGGAAAATGTGGGATTTGTTAAAACGGCTGAAATCCAAGGGCTTAACGGTGCTGCTAACCACCCACTATATCGAAGAGGCGGAGATCCTCTGTGATCGGGTTGGACTGATTGATAAGGGAAAACTGCTGAGACTGGACACTCCGGTTAATCTAATCGAAGAGGTTGGCAAGGTAACGGTGGAATATTTTGCTGACGGAGAAACCCATGAAGAGTTCTTTCCGACAAGAGAAAAAGCCAACGAATATGCCGGTTCGCTAGAAGGTGATATCCGGATCCGTCCCTCAAACCTTGAGGATGTCTTCTTAAAATTCACAAACAGAAGGGTGGAATTATAATGAGTGGATTATACGGTATTCTCTGGCAGGAATTTGCTGTTTTCAAGCGAAAATTTGTAGCTACCAGCATCAGTTTTCTCATTTCACCGATACTTTATCTGGTCGCTTTTGGCTGGGGACTAGGCAGTGGGGTTGAGATCGGTGGGGTTTCTTATATGGCCTATATTATCCCGGGGATTATTGGGATGAGCACGATGATGACCAGTTTTAACAACACCGCCAATACCATTAATATTTCTAGAATTTTCTACAAGACCTTTGAAGATTATATGATCTCACCGATAAATATGACCGTCTATGCATTGGGAAAAATCATCGCAGGGGCATTCTATGGTATTTATTCGGCTACCCTGATTATTATCATGGTATCGATTTTCACCAATGATCTAGTGATTACACCTTATTTTATTTTGATTGCCCTATTAAACTGTTTTGTTTTTTCCGCGCTGGGCTTTTTAATCGGACTGCTGGTTAATTCCCATTCAGATATGGCCAAATTTACCAGCTTTGTGATTACACCGATGTCGTTTTTATGTGGAACCTTTTTTTCCATTGACAAGATGCCAGAAGTATTAAAATGGATTATTTACCTGCTGCCCTTAACCCATACCAATATTGCCTTACGGACGACCGGAGAATCATCTCAGCAAATGGCGCTCCATGCCGGAATTCTGGTCGCCTATCTGGTGGTCCTGTTTGTTCTGGGGGCACGACATTGCAAAACCGTTGAGTAATACAGTAGAGTAAGCTGAGCTTATTGAGATAAATTAAAATTATGAATTAAAATTAAAACAAAAGAGGATACAACGTGAAAAATAAAACTATTATCTATCCATTTACCGGAATTGTGGGTCAGGAAACGATGAAAAAGGCTTTGGTTCTCAATATCATCAATCCCCTTTTGGGTGGGGTATTAATTAGAGGGGAAAAGGGAACGGCCAAATCTACTGCGGTTCGGGCACTGGCGGATTTATTGCCGTCCCGTAGTCAGGTGGAAGGCTGCCCCTTTAGCTGTGATCCCCGGGAACCGGCCAATATGTGCAGTGATTGTCTTAACAAATATCAAAACCAGGAAACCTTTGTGGAGGTTTTTGGACGGATGAAGGTGGTGGATCTACCAGTCAGTGCTACCGAAGACCGGGTGGTGGGCACCCTGGATATTGAACACGCCATCAAAAAAGGCGAAAAGAAATTTGAACCGGGAATTCTGGCTCAGGCCAACCGGAACATTCTTTATGTCGATGAGGTAAATCTATTGGATGATCACATCGTCGATGTGCTGCTGGATTCTGCTGCAATGGGCGTGAACACCATTGAGCGGGAAGGGGTTTCTTTTTTTCATCCCTCACGGTTTATCCTGGTCGGCACCATGAACCCCGAAGAGGGGGATTTAAGACCCCAGCTGTTAGATCGGTTTGGGATGGTGGTGGATGTGATTGGTGAACGTAATCCTGAAAAACGGATTGATGTCATTAAAAACAGACTGGCCTATGAAAAGGATAAGGAAGCCTTTGCCAAACAGTTTACGACCGACCAGCAGGAGCTACGGGATCGCATTCTTATGGCGAAAAAGCTGCTCGAAAAGGTCAGCTATAGTGATCAGATGCTAGAGATAGCGGTAAAAATCAGTATCGAATTGGAGGTGGATGGTCATCGGGCCGATATTGCGATGATCAAAACCGCCATGACCATTGCCGCCTTTAAAGGTCAGACGGAGGTTGCTCCAGCCGATATGCAAGAAGCCGCGGAGCTGGTCTTGCCCCATCGCCTGCGTCGTACGCCGTTTGAAGAAGGCATTTACAATTTTGATCAGGTTGAGCAAATCATTAGTGCCGTCGGGAGTGCTCGCGATGCTGTCGTATAATTCGTTGCGGGACAGCGATCCCGGGAGAAGCCGGCCAGTTGTGGAGGAATGCCCGATGAATAAAAAAAACCTGAAGCAGATCGGACACCAGGATCGGCCTGCTTATCGCTTTCCTTTTGTCGCCGTCATGGGACAGGAAAGGGTGAAAAAAGCGCTGATTCTCAATCTGATTAATCCGCTGATCGGCGGGGTGCTGCTTTCGGGAGAAAAGGGTACCGCCAAGTCCACTCTGGTTCGTAATCTCGGTCAGATTACCCCGAACATGGAGGTGGTGGATTTACCCTTAAATGCCACCGAAGACCGGGTGATTGGTAGTATTGATATTGAAAAAACCATTTCTCAGGGTAAGCGAGCTTTTGGCAGCGGGATCTTAAAAAAGGCCCACAAGAACATCTTGTACATCGACGAGGTCAATTTGCTCAGTGAGCACATCGTTAACAGTATTTTAGAGGTGGCCGCATCCGGGGTGAATCATATTGAGCGGGAAGGTATTTCTTTTGAACATCCCGCCCGGTTTGTACTGATCGGAACCATGAATCCCGAAGAAGGCTTTTTACGGTCCCAGTTTCTGGATCGGTTTGGACTCTATGTGGCGGTGGAGGGGTCGAAGAATCCGGTTGAGCGAAAAGAGATTGTCAAACGGCGTCTGGCTTTTGAACACCATCCGGCTAGCTTTGTTAAAGCCTGGGAAGAGGACACCGAGATTTTAAAAAACCAAATACTTGAAGCCAGAAAGAATCTGGAGGCGGTAAAAATATCGGAAACGGTGTTAAAGCTGACTGCTGATATTGTTAACGAGGCCTATTGTGCCGGCAATCGGGCGGAGCTGATGATGATTGAAACGGCCAAAGCTCTGGCGGCTCTGGCAGGACGTCAGAATATTAATATCGATGATATCAAGGAAGCTGCACAGCTCGTTCTGCCCCATCGCAAACGGGAAAAGCCCAATGATCCCCAGGAACCGGATGAGCAAAATGATGAAGCACCGGAGCAACAACCAGAAGAAAAAAAACAAGAAAACCCGGAAAAAGATCAAAACGATGCTGAGGATGACAGCACCGATCAATCCGATCCGGAGGCCTCAGAAGCGCCTGATGATAATGATAAAGACAACGATGACAATGATGACAATGATGCGGAGGATTTGGAGCAAGAAGAAATCGAGCCCCCGCAACAACCGGATCTGAGTGAGCTGCTGGATCAGATTGACGCCATCGGCCGAACCTTTATGGTGAAAAACTTAAATATTAAGGTGCTTGACCGCAAAAAAAGAAGGGGCGAAGGCAAACGGCTTAAAACAAAAACCGATGCCAAAAAAGGGCAGTATATCAAAAGTGCCCTGCCCCGCAATACGATTAATGACCTGGCCTTTGACGCCACCTTACGGGCGGCAGCGCCCTATCAGCGGGTGCGGGAAGCTAACGGCCTGGCACTGATCATCAAAACCGAAGACCTGCGCGAAAAACTGCGGGAAAAGCGCACCGGCAGCACCATTGTTTTTGTGGTCGATGCCAGTGGTTCCATGGGTGTCAAAAAACGAATGGAAACGGTAAAGGGGGCGGTGGTATCACTGCTTACCGATGCCTATCAGAAACGGGATCGGGTTGGGCTGGTATCCTTTCGTAAAAAAGACGCTGAGGTACTACTAAACATTACCCGCAGTGTCGATATGGCCGAGAAATGCCTCCGGGATTTACCCACTGGCGGCAAAACCCCACTGGCCGCGGGTTTATTAAAGGGTTATGAAGTCATTAAGAACGAACAGCGAAAAAATTCGGATCTGTTGCCGATTCTGGTGCTGGTTTCCGATGGACGAACCAATGTCGCACTGGGTGAAGGGGATTCCTTTACAGAAGCCCTGGAAATGGGCAAACGGATCGCCGGGGAGGGTGTCCAGATGATCGTCGTGGATACTGAGGTGGATTTTATTAAACTGGGTCTGGCCAGGAAGCTGGCCGCCGCTATGGGTGCCCGTTACTACCGGATTGAAGATCTGGAAGCGGATGTGCTGGCTGAAGCTGTCCGGGATCTTTCCAAAGAATCGTCATTTTAGGGGGAAACAGTGAGTAATCAAGCGAACAGACGGATAAATAAAAAACAGAGCGATTTAAAACAGACCAATGGCGTCAGGGCGTCCGCCCACCAAGAAGGCAAATTAAAATCAGGCGAGCCAGCTGATTCCGAAAATTTTTCAAAACGCGTTCGGGATGGTATCTTTCATCCCGATACAAAAATTGTTTTTTCGAGCTTGGCGGCTTATCAGAATTGGTATCGTGGTTTGGACGATGCCCAAATGGTGGTAGGCATTCTAACCCACTACGAAAACTGGATTAAGAAAAAAGCGGCGGTGGAGGAAGCCTTAATTCGGGAGTTGGAGGTTCAGGGGATTCGGGTGATCCCGGTTTTTAGTTATTCGTCAGCGGATGAAGAAAGTGGGGTAAAAGGGTTTAGAACCATTATCAGCGATTATTTTTCCAGCAATGGAAAACTCAGCATTGATGGACTCATTAATTTTCAAATGCAGGCCGCTACCGGAAATACGCAATCCGGAGACTTGTTTTCTCAAAGTGTGGCTGTTTTTAAGGAAATGAATATCCCGGTTTTTCGGCCGGTTGTCAGTCGGCTCCAGAATCAGCAGCAATGGGAAGCGAATTTAGCCGGTCTTTCGGCGGAAATATCCTGGGCCTTTACCACCAGTGAAATGATGGGGATGATTGAACCGATTATTATTGGTACCCGCAAAGATACTCAGGATATGCTGAAGATGACGCCGATTCCCGAGCGGATTTCGCGGCTGGTTGCCAGAATTATTCGACGCATTGAACTTAAAAAGGTGAAAGCTGCTGATAAAAAAATCGTGTTAATGCTACACTGTTCACCCTGCGCGGGCGTTGAAGCGACGCTGGGATCAGGGGCCGGGCTTAATGTCT is a window encoding:
- a CDS encoding ATP-binding protein, with the translated sequence MNNKKIYPFTAIVGQEKMKLALILNVINPSLGGVLIRGEKGTAKSTAVRALADLLPERDQAEGCKFSCDPVNLDQACQSCREKIKNHDSTIVKAKMKVIDLPVSATEDRVVGTLDIEHAIKHGEKRFEPGILAQANRNILYVDEVNLLDDHVVDILLDSAAMGVNTIEREGISYTHPAKFTLVGTMNPEEGDLRPQLLDRFGLVVDVVGEGEISQRVDVIKRRLDFEENNDAFHELYKVNQNEQVERIQNAAVFLPNVRFDDQLLETIARISMSLGVDGHRADIVMMKTAMTIAAYHGNESVTSQDIKEAAIFVLPHRMRKRPFDDSQFNTDSIEEIVDSLIG
- a CDS encoding adenosylcobinamide amidohydrolase produces the protein MRIHRLPTGEAVHRYQKSIVICFERKVKVLSTAHLNGGYSEELKSVFNYDATQGAGMACKLRAETYQEHMKIITEELGLDADYTAGITTAASMENVAIKTVAYKNLSVTVIVTGGIEVNGGRVGDPTTWYEVNGKLHEIKEGTINIILYIDGNMPPETLTRALVTCTEAKTAAIQELLLGSMYSRGLATGSGTDGTILIANGESPNYYQFAGKHSKLGELIGLAVKPAVKEALFLQTGASPEQQFSILRRMQRFGIKLDTIWDQFKTGNDLAKPEFVCLLEKLDKEPELVVLTSLYVHLLDQFDWDLINMEQTVSEAKQILKRMNPQLAGFNGTDWQGVTKDGFIEAMTQKMTDCLVGLLEAQICIG
- the cobN gene encoding cobaltochelatase subunit CobN, giving the protein MYRITFIHSPMDHTYNLKEAVRLFKSEGSSNNETVTKDETKIAVSFLTSNKLDDSKEAFDAAMAELERADFILIFIHAGLTQFKSFAPLMERFENKKRFFIWSGCDEENVIALKKSGISPWEHGEIQKYALDTSTENCLNLIKYLGAYYGSLNIAYSEPRHSSWEGIYCPGQKLNAEASKKSSKEQSIETALKEARASQKPVVGILMYSKLVQENNLEHIDALIAEVRKQGAHPLAVYSSSAPNPAIGCLGFQWVVDHIFTTAGIANVDVIINTMSHSQSILSDPGDGTKTVEKSIYQAIDVPVIKALTTFQSYENWCDNLCGIDAMSFPGSVYYPEFDGQIMSFTIAYSVFVKDEIGDKTINRPIADRVVNICELALNWAKLRQKENADKKVAILFHNMPPRNDMIGCAFGLDSPQSVFDMVKALAADGITTKYDFDSGDEIIQKIIDAVSLDTRFLSAEQALKRSVAVIDKSDYQPWFKALESKVQEEMIRDWGDPPGENMVFKDQMPVPGILNGNIFIGLQPARGYEDKAEEVYHSTDIVPPHPYIAYYKWLKNGFKADVVIHVGTHGTLEWLPGKEIGLSAACYPDIAISNLPNLYPYSITVEGEGIQAKRRSYAVLLDHLIPSMAQSGSYDEMEELDDLIKQYYRAVSTDQGKTSFVQQNIQTIVIEQNYLTDLDISQEEMEAEFPAFVEKLHTWVEGIKNTLIKDGLHIFGQVPESERLYQLVCSLLRLSNGKIPSLTQATAKAMGMDYEFLKDNPQHRDAEGVTNLMKFNEIEALSREVVRDYLQNKTEPDTISDHIKSHFKAVNPTDLVDLKTVFEFMNSTLMPKLSATTDEMTHLVKGVNGEFVPPGGSGAPTRGRVSILPTGRNFYAIDPAAVPTRAAWEVGKQLGQKMIDRYLEDEQCYPETMVIVVYAGETMKTSGDDIAEVYYLLGVKPKWLENSDRVIGLEVIPISELGRPRVDVTLRISGLFRDTFPNLIESVEEAVNLVASLDESDEENFIKRNFQNEVRELIQNGASIETAQEEAGMRIFSDPPGTYGAGVTQLINSKNWEDFTDLGKIYTFWGGHAYGKKVHGKRVTEVFARRLSKAQITIKNESSMEIDMLESDDFYNYHGGLIAAVRTASGHKPQSYCGDSSDPARVSLNNVKEQTAKIMRSRILNPKWFDGMKEHGYKGAQEISGMVDFVFGWDATADSVEDWMYEKISENFLFNNERREWIKSVNPWAIQNMTERLFEAAQRGMWEAKAESLEKLREIYMDIEGDLENYSE
- a CDS encoding ABC transporter ATP-binding protein, which codes for MLEIIDLTKKYKSLTAVDALNLTIADGEFFGLLGPNGAGKTTTVRMISTLTPKTSGDIVIGGESIDRNLISIKAKIGVVPQQNNLENEMSAWENLEVHGMLYKMPKEKRRQKIVEMLAFTELTERKDDLTKNFSGGMKRKLMIARALLHEPELLLLDEPTVGLDAAARRKMWDLLKRLKSKGLTVLLTTHYIEEAEILCDRVGLIDKGKLLRLDTPVNLIEEVGKVTVEYFADGETHEEFFPTREKANEYAGSLEGDIRIRPSNLEDVFLKFTNRRVEL
- a CDS encoding ABC transporter permease, which codes for MSGLYGILWQEFAVFKRKFVATSISFLISPILYLVAFGWGLGSGVEIGGVSYMAYIIPGIIGMSTMMTSFNNTANTINISRIFYKTFEDYMISPINMTVYALGKIIAGAFYGIYSATLIIIMVSIFTNDLVITPYFILIALLNCFVFSALGFLIGLLVNSHSDMAKFTSFVITPMSFLCGTFFSIDKMPEVLKWIIYLLPLTHTNIALRTTGESSQQMALHAGILVAYLVVLFVLGARHCKTVE
- a CDS encoding ATP-binding protein, which encodes MKKALVLNIINPLLGGVLIRGEKGTAKSTAVRALADLLPSRSQVEGCPFSCDPREPANMCSDCLNKYQNQETFVEVFGRMKVVDLPVSATEDRVVGTLDIEHAIKKGEKKFEPGILAQANRNILYVDEVNLLDDHIVDVLLDSAAMGVNTIEREGVSFFHPSRFILVGTMNPEEGDLRPQLLDRFGMVVDVIGERNPEKRIDVIKNRLAYEKDKEAFAKQFTTDQQELRDRILMAKKLLEKVSYSDQMLEIAVKISIELEVDGHRADIAMIKTAMTIAAFKGQTEVAPADMQEAAELVLPHRLRRTPFEEGIYNFDQVEQIISAVGSARDAVV